The following proteins are co-located in the Halictus rubicundus isolate RS-2024b chromosome 1, iyHalRubi1_principal, whole genome shotgun sequence genome:
- the LOC143362758 gene encoding uncharacterized protein LOC143362758 codes for MSMLAEPRRKQKWALNPRGKQWSEDSNKFGQKMLEKMGWTSGKGLGANEQGMTEHVRVSFKNDASGIGYKNDDLDKAWTEHQDGFNSFLQKLQKSQDDNVVQAEEVKTDISENSLELKSKQSRARVHYHKFVRGKDVKRYSSKDLANIFGQKELNRSKKNKNNENIDQKNVYSDPLGEQINRGGVITINGGNMADYFSKKNQNFSLTSKRKKRQESTSESEPEYVGFGFALTPAESPNDTKENKETEDSCNYAFENPCLRLNSSENISNNELKLESSKKRKMSNDSELTLNNNTDRKDDVKDCYKNAFVNAALNLELTIDEACNGKEFEVSRTQFGVTNSALDLQDEVVNKKRVTFNDHVEYNTDSVKKKKKKEKAMLDRFEVENKRSKKKKKQDNTNNSVSSGIINEALDVEEVSEEIHDNEINERKSSKPKKRKHSHRLNLETIVETPEEDKEVDKCGNEAKRLKVDESVIDDAIPQENLSSKKGKKKKKNKGKEKVEEEMTTMTDNNKIESAEKEVSTETEAESCKELDDTVKKEDEESLKVKEKKKKKKEKKGIETDSKAHGYITENQTETNDVEQKIKKLEEETVKVKKHKKKKTKDVDISNINADVNIKSEKEFFNNENKNGESVNTSKEEKPKKEKNKESIEDSSEYTCTTEPVREECPKPTVNTRDTDTNPQNTKVAHASLKSTKITHPSSKNIKLNASSPWSEKAKTSKQILRSLFYRNSVAHFPGANVDEIKGYGTDIYNED; via the exons ATGTCAATGCTTGCGGAACCACGTCGAAAGCAAAAATGGGCTTTAAATCCACGAGGAAAACAATGGAGCGAAG ATTCAAACAAATTTGGTCAGAAAATGTTGGAGAAAATGGGGTGGACGAGCGGCAAAGGACTCGGTGCAAACGAACAGGGTATGACAGAGCACGTGCGTGTTTCTTTTAAAAACGACGCATCAG GTATTGGATATAAAAATGACGATTTAGATAAAGCATGGACTGAACACCAGGATGGCTTTAATAGTTTCCTGCAAAAGCTTCAAAAAAGTCAAGACGATAATGTAGTCCAAGCAGAGGAAGTTAAAACTGATATAAGTGAAAATTCGTTAGAGTTGAAATCGAAACAAAGCCGAGCTCGTGTTCA CTATCATAAATTCGTAAGGGGGAAAGATGTAAAAAGGTATAGTTCAAAAGATTTGGCAAATATATTTGGCCAGAAAGAGTTAAACAGAAGCAAGAAGAATAAAAACAACGAAAATATTgatcagaaaaatgtttattcggATCCCCTTGGTGAACAAATCAATAGGGGTGGTGTTATTACCATAAACGGTGGTAACATGGCagattatttttcgaaaaaaaatcagaatttctctttaacatCTAAACGAAAAAAACGACAAGAAAGTACTTCAGAAAGTGAACCCGAATATGTTGGATTTGGCTTTGCGTTGACTCCTGCAGAATCACCTAACGATACtaaagaaaataaagagacagAAGATTCTTGTAATTATGCTTTTGAAAATCCGTGTTTAAGATTAAACAGTtcggaaaatatttcaaataatgagCTGAAATTAGAATCttcgaaaaaaaggaaaatgtcCAATGATAGTGAATTAACCTTAAATAATAATACAGATCGGAAAGACGATGTCAAAGATTGTTATAAAAATGCTTTTGTAAATGCCGCTTTAAATTTAGAACTTACAATCGATGAAGCTTGTAACGGAAAGGAATTTGAAGTATCTAGAACGCAATTCGGCGTTACGAATTCTGCCTTAGATCTACAGGATGAGGTAGTTAATAAAAAGAGGGTAACGTTTAATGACCATGTAGAATATAATACCGATTctgtaaagaagaagaagaagaaggaaaaagcTATGCTAGATAGATTTGAAGTTGAGAACAAAAGAtctaagaagaaaaagaaacaagacAATACTAATAATTCTGTATCATCGGGTATTATTAATGAAGCTTTAGATGTTGAGGAAGTATCCGAAGAAATTCatgataatgaaattaatgaacgTAAGAGCAGTAAACCAAAAAAGAGGAAACATAGTCATCGATTGAATTTAGAAACAATAGTTGAAACACCAGAAGAAGATAAAGAAGTTGATAAGTGTGGAAATGAAGCTAAAAGACTTAAGGTTGATGAAAGTGTAATTGACGATGCTATTCCTCAGGAGAATCTTTCTAGCAAaaaggggaagaagaagaaaaagaacaagGGAAAGGAAAAAGTCGAGGAAGAAATGACAACTATGACAGACaataataaaattgagagtGCAGAAAAAGAAGTAAGTACAGAAACAGAGGCAGAATCCTGTAAGGAATTGGATGATACAGTAAAAAAGGAAGACGAAGAGAGTTtaaaagtaaaagaaaaaaagaaaaagaaaaaagaaaagaagggtATTGAAACAGACTCAAAAGCCCATGGATACATCACCGAAAATCAAACAGAGACTAACGATGTGGAACAAAAAATTAAGAAGTTAGAAGAAGAAACTGTAAAGGtaaaaaagcataaaaaaaagaaaacgaaagatgTGGATATAAGCAATATTAACGCAGATGTAAATATAAAATCAGAAAAAGAGTTTTTTaataacgaaaataaaaatggcgaaTCTGTAAAtacttcaaaagaagaaaaaccaaagaaagagaaaaataagGAATCCATAGAGGACAGTAGTGAATATACTTGTACTACGGAACCTGTAAGAGAAGAATGTCCAAAACCAACAGTAAATACAAGAGACACAGATACAAACCCGCAAAATACAAAAGTCGCTCATGCTAGTTTAAAAAGTACAAAAATTACACATCCAtcatcaaaaaatataaaattgaatgcTTCTAGCCCTTGGAGTGAAAAAGCAAAAACGTCAAAGCAAATACTAAGATCCCTTTTCTATCGCAACTCAGTTGCACATTTTCCAGGCGCTAATGTAGATGAAATTAAGGGATACGGCACCGACATATACAATGAAGACTAA
- the LOC143362833 gene encoding putative transcriptional regulatory protein TTE1135 — MNYRLGFLAYDKCRNILLQESRKYAGHSKWQNIKHTKEEQDAARSNIFRSLTVKMRAVIQETGISDPSKNPKLSQLVEQARKANMPVATLNNFFEKIKNSKQNAKHEIILLRCPGGAILVVHMLTDHLTKTKLEIFSKLKRHNTKTIDETALRLFDCACYVTAMKKDCNVDQAMEDAIRINAHDVEEIKEDDETHFQFKCDFGSTKICVSRLTNLGYSVVYSEELCIPESPIELSEEDFNNYKKVKEKILNLPDIEKIDDNVLEP, encoded by the exons ATGAACTATCGTTTAGGTTTTCTAGCTTATGACAAGTGTAGAAATATTCTGCTTCAAGAAAGCAGAAAATATGCGGGTCATAGTAAATGGCAAAATATTAAACATACTAAAGAGGAGCAAGATGCTGCGAGATCGAACATTTTTCGGTCTCTTACTGTTAAGATGAGGGCTGTGATACAAG AGACTGGCATTTCTGATCCGTCAAAAAACCCAAAGTTATCGCAACTTGTTGAACAAGCTAGAAAAGCCAATATGCCTGTGGCAACgctgaacaatttttttgaaaaaattaagaattccAAACAGAACGCTAAACATGAAATAATATTACTTCGATGTCCTGGAGGAGCCATACTAGTTGTACATATGTTAACAGACCATCTGACTAAAACAAAACTCGAGATTTTTAGTAAATTAAAGAGACATAA TACTAAGACTATAGATGAAACGGCATTGAGATTGTTTGACTGTGCATGCTATGTCACAGCTATGAAAAAAGATTGTAATGTGGATCAAGCAATGGAAGACGCAATAAGGATAAATGCGCATGATGTAGAAGAAATAAAAGAAGATGATGAAACACATTTCCAG tTTAAATGCGACTTTGGTAGTACCAAAATATGTGTAAGTCGATTAACAAATTTAGGATACTCTGTAGTTTATTCAGAAGAACTATGTATACCTGAAAGTCCAATTGAATTGAGCGAAGAAGACTTTAACAATTATAAAAAGGTcaaagaaaaaattttgaacCTTCCAGATATTGAAAAAATAGATGATAATGTACTAGAACCTTGA